From one Botrytis cinerea B05.10 chromosome 7, complete sequence genomic stretch:
- the Bcdhh1 gene encoding Bcdhh1: protein MADELATKLAATQINDNASPDNWKAGLNIPAKDTRQQTEDVTATKGLEFEDFSIKRELLMGIFEMGYEKPSPIQEEAIPVALTGRDILARAKNGTGKTAAFVIPALERINPKNTKVQCLILVPTRELALQTSQVCKTLGQHLGINVMVTTGGTTLRDDILRLQEPVHIIVGTPGRILDLAGKNVADLSECNMFVMDEADKLLSPEFTIVIEQLLQFHPKDRQIMLFSATFPMTVKDFSDKNMADPYEINLMDELTLRGITQFYAFVEEKEKVHCLNTLFSKLQINQSIIFCNSTNRVELLAKKITELGYSCFYSHARMIQANRNRVFHDFRNGVCRNLVCSDLLTRGIDIQAVNVVINFDFPKNAETYLHRIGRSGRFGHLGLAINLISWEDRFNLYNIERELGTEIAPIPQIIPKNLYVYETPENIPRPVSNFQTNTRQASGPGRDQQQPTQHSGNQRTGGQYNNYNNGRQSGPGQNQSQGQGQVQGQGPRQNQGQRQNYSRGRGGFGGGRGGGQGPRQNGYDNSRGGRGQGPPPAQ from the exons aTGGCTGATGAGCTGGCAACCAAGCTAGCGGCTACTCAGATCAA TGATAATGCTTCCCCGGACAACTGGAAAGCTGGTCTAAACATTCCAGCGAAAGACACGAGGCAACAGACAGAG GATGTTACCGCCACCAAAGGTCTCGAATTCGAAGATTTCTCCATCAAGCGAGAGCTGTTAATGGGCATCTTCGAAATGGGGTACGAGAAGCCATCCccaattcaagaagaagcaatCCCCGTGGCCCTTACAGGTCGAGACATACTGGCTAGAGCGAAGAATGGTACCGGTAAAACTGCCGCCTTCGTTATCCCTGCACTCGAACGTATCAACCCTAAAAACACCAAAGTACAATGTCTCATCCTGGTACCCACTCGAGAACTAGctcttcaaacttcacaAGTCTGCAAAACTCTTGGACAACATCTCGGCATCAACGTTATGGTCACTACTGGTGGTACTACCTTGCGAGATGATATCCTGCGTCTCCAAGAGCCTGTTCATATCATCGTCGGTACACCTGGTAGAATCCTCGATTTAGCAGGAAAAAATGTGGCGGACCTCAGTGAATGTAACATGTTTGTCATGGATGAAGCTGATAAACTCCTCTCACCTGAATTTACTATCGTCATCGAACAACTacttcaattccatcccaAGGACCGACAGATCATGCTCTTCAGCGCAACATTCCCAATGACGGTCAAGGACTTTTCGGATAAGAACATGGCCGACCCCTACGAAATCAATCTCATGGATGAGCTCACTCTGCGCGGTATTACTCAGTTTTATGCATTTgtcgaagagaaagagaaagtacATTGTCTCAATACTTTGTTCTCAAAACTACAAATCAACCAGTCGATTATATTTTGCAACTCTACAAATCGAGTCGAACTTCTTGCCAAGAAGATTACCGAATTAGGCTATTCATGTTTCTACAGTCATGCTCGGATGATCCAGGCCAACAGAAACCGTGTTTTCCACGACTTTCGCAATGGCGTCTGCCGCAATCTTGTTTGCTCTGATTTACTCACTCGtggtattgatattcaagCTGTGAATGTTGTTATCAACTTCGATTTCCCTAAGAACGCCGAAACTTATCTTCATCGTATTGGTAGATCTGGTCGATTTGGACATCTTGGTCTCGCAATCAACCTCATCAGCTGGGAAGATCGCTTCAACTTGTATAATATCGAGCGTGAACTTGGGACAGAGATTGCCCCAATTCCCCAAATTATCCCGAAAAATCTCTATGTCTACGAAACTCCCGAAAACATTCCACGTCCCGTATCCAATTTCCAAACCAACACCCGTCAGGCATCAGGACCAGGACGTGATCAGCAACAACCCACGCAGCACTCTGGAAATCAGAGAACTGGTggtcaatataataattataataatggaCGTCAGAGTGGCCCAGGTCAAAACCAGAGTCAAGGACAAGGGCAAGTACAAGGACAAGGACCAAGACAGAACCAAGGTCAGCGTCAAAACTATTCCAGGGGCCGaggtggatttggtggtggtagagGAGGTGGTCAAGGACCACGACAGAACGGTTACGACAACTCAAGAGGAGGCCGAGGCCAGGGTCCTCCACCAGCTCAATAG